DNA from Coriobacteriaceae bacterium:
GTAGGGAGCACGCAGTAGCATCGTCTTCACGCCGGTCGCCGACTTAATCGCATCGGTGCCTTTCGTGATCTGTTCGCGTACCGCCTCACGGTCCTGACCCTTGAGCGAATCGTCGCTGTAGCTGTTGGATCCGATCTCGCACCCGGCATCGACAATCGCCTTGGCCGTGGCAGGCGAGGCCTCGACCGCATCGCCCGAAAGGAAGAACGTCGCGGTGACGCCCTTTTCCTTGAGCACCTGCAAGATCTGTTTGGTGGCGCCGCTCGGACCCTCGTCAAACGTCAGCGCCACGTACTTTTTGTTGCCCTTGGGCGCCACGCTGGCGCACGCAACAACGCAATCGGTGGCGGGCACAACCTCGCCGCGATCCTGCGTCTTGCCCGACTGCTCACCAACCCACACCTCGGAGCGGCCCTGGACACCCCACGTCTGCACATACTCGATAGCACCCGTGCCCTCGACCTTGAGCTTGGGCTCGATAACCGTAGCCTGAACCTCGTGTTTCTCGTAGGTGTTACGGCCATCCTTGACCGTCACCTTCTCGCCACCCTCGAGTTCGCGGCTATCCCATTTGCCCTGCTTCACGCGCTTGCCGTCGACCTTCACCGACAGCTTTTCGCCCCCATGGCGCTTGAGCACACTGTCATCGACGGCCAGCAGGTCGCCTGCGTCGTAGGTGTCAGTCAAATCCTGTTCGTCGATGAGATTCTGCAGCGTAGAGCCCACGCGCACCGCGGTCTTCTGGCCGTTGAGCTCCACGTCCACGCTGCGGTTGACGTAGCCCACGACGGCAGCGATAAACAGCACGAGCGCGCAACCCACGGCGATGAGCGCATAGGGCAGGCGAGACGAACGACGGGGTGTGCGGCTGTTGCCGATGCGCGCGCTGCGATCGCTAAAGCCGCGGCTATGGTTGAGATACATCGCGCCGGGCTTACGGTGACGCTTGCGCTGACCGCTAGGCAGCTGCCCCAGGTCGCGGCGCGCCGTCGGACGCGCACCCGAACGCCCGTTTAAGTTGGATCCGTTTTGGCGCATGTGCCCTCCCCCATAAACACAGCAAGCCGGAGCAACAGGTCTCCGGCTTGCCTCCCATCATTTGGTACGTCGCTATTTTGTAGCTTTTGACGAGCCTCCGCTCGCCTTTTGGTATTCGTCCTTAAAGGCCTTGAACATGCCGCGCGTCTTGCCGAGCTGCTTGCCCAGTGCGCGACTGCCCTTGTCCACGGCAACCGATCCCTTGTCGTCGAGCACCTTGGCGCCCTTTTTGACCTTGTCGCCCACCACGACGCTGGCCTCGGCGGCCTTGGCAGCCGCACCGCCCGAATACCCGAGCGACTTGACCTCGTCCGAGACGACCATCGCGCCGTTCTCGTAGCCGCGCAGCATCGTCGGCGGCACCTGCGTGTCACCAACCAAAACACTCGAAGCAGCACCGGCGGTCACATAGAATGCCTGCACGATGCCCGAGCGTGGCTTGAACTCAACATCCGAGCAATAGCCCACGACGTCGCCCGATTCCGTGCGCACGTCCATACCGACCCAGATGATGCAATCGTCCAGGTTGATGTCGAGGCGCTTGGCGGCGGCGGCATCGTACGTGTCCTTGACGTCATCAACCGCAATGGCGCCCTCGTAGACACCAATGGCGTCGAGCGCCACGAATCGGTCGGGACGCTCGATCATGCCCGCGATATCGGACTGGCGGACCATAAAGCCGACCACGCGCGTACCGCCCGGGGTAAAGACCGGAAAGTGAATCTTTCCGAGCTTTTTAGGGCTGCGCGGCGTGCCGTCCTTTTTGGTGCGCTTGTCCTCGGTAGGCTTGCGATAGATCTTGGCGCCGACAAAATCCCCAGCGCGCATTATGCCTCGGTCGAGGGCTCCGCAGCCTCGGTATCAGCCTCGACGGCGTTCTCGACCACGACGTCGGCGGCAGGCGTCACGTTGCCGCCCGAAATGGCGTCGTTGAGCTGCTCGCGCAGCTGGTCCATGCGCTCGCGGGCCAGGTCGACCTTGGCGCGCAGGTCGTCGGTCTTGGCGTCGACCATCGGGCCAAAGTCATTCACCGCAGCACGGGCCTCCTCGGCGCCGTGCTCGTAGGTGTCGCGCATATTGTCCCAGGCGTCGTTGGCGATATCGGCAGCCATGGCGCGGGTCTCGGCGCCCGAGCGCGGGGCCAGAGCAACGCCGATAATAGCGCCGGCAGCGGCACCAAAAAGTGCGCCGGAGACAAAGCTGAAAGTCTTACCCATGATCATTCCTCTCCTGCGGGCACGTCGGTGCCCACCGTTTGAATGCTGTCCATTATACCCGCAGCGCATCACTTGCCGCTCCGCTCATCTGCGTACGGCAAAAGCGCAGGTACGTGATGGTGATAAACGAGTAGGCCTACTCCTGAGGCATAGCCGGCATGGCCACTGTGGCACCCGGGTCCTCGCCGGCGCCGTCCACGAGCGGCAGGCCGCCCTCATGCGCAGGTCCTGCCGGAACCGTCGCCGCGCCGCCAAAGACAGCCGCGGAAGCCTCGTGGTTCTCGGCAACCGCGCCCTCGGTATCGATCGCCACCTGGGGCTCGTCGTCAAAGTTGGGGACGCCCTGGGGCTCGGTGGGAACGGGCTCGGCGGTCACATCGGCAGCGGGCTCGGGGTCGACCGGCACATCGCCCTCGTCAGCGCCCTCGTCCTCGGCAGCATCTTCGCCGTTCGCAGCGGCGACGGCCTCGTGAGGATCCTTGCCCTCGGCCTCGGCGCGCATGCCCAGCACCAGGTTGCGCAGGCCCGCGACCGTGCCTTCCACGTCGGGGGTAGGCTGGTCGGCGTGCAGATAGGCCCAATCCATCATAAAGGTGGCCGAAGACAGCGCGCCGATGGCCAGTGCGTCGTCGGGGCACGAAAGCTCAACCTCAAAGACACGCTCATCGTGTTCGCTTACGCGGGTGCGGCCGCACGAGATGCTACCGGCAAGACCGGTCTCGTTCATGAGCTCAACCGTCACGTGCTCCAACAGGTGGCAGAGCTCGGTCTGGCCCATGCAGTCTTGGAACTCGCGGCCGGAATCGCCCAGGCACAGGTGCTTGGCAATCGCGGGCACCAGGTAGTACACGCGCGCCGTGGCCTCGATGTCCTCCGAGGTCATGAGCGGCATGCCGGGGTTCACCAGCACATGCGCGCAGATCTTGTCCTCACTGACGGTGACCTTAAGGATGTTGAACAGGCCTGCCATAACTCTCCCCTACTCTTCCTTGTCCTACTCGTCGCCGTCGTGCGGATTCGCGGAACCCGCACCCGACGTCGTCGGCTCGTCTACCGAAGACTCGGAATCCTTCTTATCGGTTTCGGCCGGAGCGATCACGCGAATGAGCGAGATGCGCTGGCCACGCATCGACTGCACTTTAAACTTGTACCCCGCGACCTCAAACACCTCTCCGATGTCGGGCACCGAGTCACAAAGCTCCAAGATCCAGCCGGCGATGGTCTCATAATCATCGCTTTCCTCGAGCGGCCAACCAAGCTCAATCGCGTCATCGCACGAAAAACGCCCATCAACGAGCCACTCGCGGCGCGAAAGGCGCGTGAGATACTTGTTGTCGGGGTCGAACTCGTCCTCGATCTCGCCGACGATCTCCTCGACGATATCCTCGATGGTGATAATGCCGGCCGTGCCGCCGTACTCGTCCACGACCACCACGATCTGGTCGTGCGAGGTCTGCATCTCGGACAGTAGCGGCAGGATGTCCTTGGTGTCGGGCACAAAGGTGGCGTCGCGCAAAAAGCCGGCGATGGGCTGGTCACCCTTGCCGTCGAGCGCGGGTTGGATCAGGTCCTTGATGTGCGCAATGCCGGCGACGTTGTCGGGATCCTCGTGATAGACGGGGATGCGGCTGAAGCCGGTCTGGCGCATGGTGGACAGCACGTCGGCGACCGTCTCGTCGTCCTCGCACATGGTGGTGTCCACGCGCGGCACCATGACCTCGCGGGCAACGGTGTCGCCCAGGTCGAAGATCTCGTGGATCATGCGCTTTTCCTCGTCGAGCAGGTCGTCCTGCTCCGAGACCATGTACTTGATCTCTTCTTCCGAGACGTTCTGACGGTCGTCGGCACTCTTGATGCGCAGGATGCGGGCCAGGCCATCGGAGCAAGCGCCGGTCAGCCACACGAGCGGACGAGCGATCTTTTGGAAAAACGACAACGGCCCCACGACCTGCTTGGACACGCCTTCGGCGTTGGCCAGGCCGATGCGCTTGGGCACAAGCTCGCCGATCACGATGGACACGAAGGCGACCGCGACGGTGATGATGACCGGCGCCAGGCCGCGCGCGATGGCGGAGAGCGGCGCGATGCCAAAGCTCATGAGCCACGTGGCGAGCGGGTCGGACAGACTCGTCGAGGCGACGGCGGACGAGGCGAAGCCCACGAGCGTGATGGCGACCTGGATGGTGGCGAGCAGCTGGTCGGAGTCGGCAGCCAGCTTAATGGCACGCTCGGCGCGCTTGTCGCCTTCCTCGGCCTCGTGCTCCAACACGGCGCGCTTGGCCGTGGTGAGCGCCATCTCGGACATAGAGAAGTAGCCGTTGATGAGGGTCAAAACGAGGGTGGTGATAAGGGAGATGGTTATGTCCATCGGGAGTTTCTCGAACCTCCAAGATTCGGGACGTCAGGTTAAAACGTTGATGGCGGATACGGCAATTGCACCGGCGCCCAAACGAGAACGCGGGCGCGCAGGCATGGTCGCTAGATTACGAAGAGGATCACCGCCATGAACTGGAAGATGCTGCCGGCGAGCACCCACAGGTGAAACACGCTGTGCAGATAGCGCACGTTTTTGGCGATATAGAACGGCACGCCCGCGGTGTAGCACACGCCGCCGACGGCGAGCAGGGCAAGTGCCACGGGGTTGAGCAGCGCAACAAGTTCGGGCAGCTTAAAGACAACGAGCCAGCCCATCAGCAGGTAGACCAGGCCGCTTACCCAATGCGGCTGGCGCTCGCGTAGGAAGCACTCGAGGGCGATGCCGATGATGGCGATGGCCCATACGGCAAAGAACAGCACAGCGCCGCCGTCGTTTGCGAGCGTGATGAGGCAAAACGGCGTATAGCTGCCGGCTATGAGCAGGTAGATGCAGCTGTGGTCGATGATGCGAAACACGCGCTTGGCGCGCGCGGGCTGAATCGCGTGGTAGAGCGTGGAGGCTAGGTATTCGAGGATAATGCTGACGCCATAGACAATCGCCGCGGCCATATGGGCCGGGCCTCCGCCGCGCAGGGCGGCGAATACGATCAGGAGCACCAGGCCCGCGATACCCAGCAGGCAGCCGACACCATGGGTGACGGAGTTCATGATCTCCTCGCCCACTGTGTAGTGTGGAACGACCGCGGTCTTGGGTCGCGGCTTAGAACTGTCGCTCGAATCGGACATGCCGGTTACATCCTCCAACGTAAAGAGTTCTCAACACTATATCAAAGCGTCTAGGTACGTGCGAAATTTGCACCATACGTGACCCTTTGTTTACCCATTCTTTGCCTGTTGACGCATCAACGGCGAACGTCCATAATGCGCTTGCATTAAATGTTGATGTATTAACATCTTATAGGAGAATACCGCATGGCTCAAAACGCACGTTCCCATCGAAAGCTCAAGATAGCCGGCATCGTTGCACTAGTGGTTGTCGTTGCGCTGCTCGGATTTGCCGGCAACTTTCTGTTTGACTTCGCGCTGAATCCCCGCGCGCCATACACCATGAAGATGATGCAGGATAGCAAGAACGACAAAGAAGGTGAGCAGCCGGATGCCGAGGATACCGAGGCGCGGGCGTGGTTTAAGGAGAACCGCGAGAGCAGCAGCCTCACCGCGGACGATGGGACCGAGCTTGCCGCCTGGTATTTTGCTGCGTCGGAGAGCGCACACGACTACGCCGTCTGCCTGCATGGATATACCAACGAGCCCATCGGTATGGCCCGATACGTCAAGCGATTCCACGACCGCGGCATGAACGTACTCGCACCCGCCGCCCGCGCCCACGAGCGCTCCGGCGGCGACTATATCGGCATGGGCTGGCCCGAACGCCTCGACATCGTCGCATGGATCGAGCGAATCGTTCAGGCTGACCCCAAGGCGCGCATCCTGGTCTTTGGCGAATCCATGGGCGCGGCGACCGCCATGAACGTCGCGGGGGAATCTCTGCCCGCAAACGTGAAATGCATTATCGAGGACTGCGGTTATACGAGTGTTTGGGACGAGTTTTCTCTGCAGCTCAAGGACGTGTTCGGCCTGCCCAGCTTTCCCTTGCTCGATGTAGCAAACTTGGTGTGCAACGTGCGCGCGGGCTACGACTTTCATAAGGCGAGCAGCGTGGAACAGCTCAAGCGCGCGACGGTTCCCATGCTGTTTATCCACGGTGACCAAGACACCTTTGTGCCGTACAGCATGCTCGACCAAAACTACGACGCGTGCGCCAGCAAGGTCAAGCAAAAGCTCACCGTCCATGGCGCCACCCACGCCAAGAGCGCGCAGGTCGACCCCGAACTCTACTGGAACACGGTCGACGACTTCCTCGACGAGTATTTTTAGGCAAAAAGCAACGTCTGGGGTTTTGTTGCCAAAAATCGGTTTGTGGTCGGCGCTATTCGATTTTCCTCGCACTTCCAAAAAGCCGCCCGTGGGCGCTGTGCTCACGGGCGGCTTTTGCTCAACTTACGCTACAAAGGCGCTTATTTTGTCCAATAGCTAGGCGCTACTTGACCTCGATAAGCTCGTACTTGCTCGTGCCCAGGCCGATCTTCTCGGCATGCGCGATGCACACTCGCCAGTCGGTGTCGGGATGCGTGATGCAGAAGGGATCCTTGGCCTGCTCGCCCTCCAGATGCTCGTGGTTGTGCTCCATCTTGGCCGCGCTATCGGTGAGCTCGGTGTTTGGCAGCGGCTCGGATGCCATGACGGCATCGGCGCAGGCCTGGTCGATGGCGACCGGGTCGAAGCTCGCGAACATGCCGATGTCGTTGACGATAGGCGTATCGTTTTCGGGATGGCAATCGCAATTGGGGCTGATATCCATGGCAAGCGAGATATGGAAGCTCGGGCGACCGTCGACGACGGCCTTGGTGTACTCGGCGATCTTGCAGTTGAGCACGTCGGCCGCGGCGTCATAGCCGGGCTTGATGCAGTCCTGGTTGCATGCCGCAATGCAGCGACCGCAGCCCACGCAGCGATCGTGGTCGATGGTGGCCACGTGCACCGTGCGGGTGTTGCCGTTGGCAAGCTCGCGCTCGCGGGTGTCGTTGAACGAGACAGCGTCGTGCGCGCAGATCTTTTCGCAGGCACGGCAGCCAACGCAGTGCTCGGTCGAGACGTTCGGCTTGCCGGCGGCATGCTGCTCCATCTTGCCGGCGCGGCTGCCGCCGCCCATGCCCAGGTTCTTCATGGCGCCGCCAAAGCCGGCCTGCTCATGACCCTTAAAGTGGGTGAGGCTGATCACGATATCGGCATCCATGAGCGCCTGACCGATCTTGGCCTCGTGCACGTACTCGCCGCCCTCGACCGGAACAAGCGCCTCGTCGGTGCCCTTGAGGCCGTCGGCAATGATGATCTGGCAACCCGTAGCATACGGGGTAAAGCCGTTCTGGTAGGCGGTATCGATGTGCTCGAGCGCGTTTTTGCGGCTACCGACATAGAGCGTGTTGCAGTCGGTGAGGAAGGGCTTGCCGCCCAGCTCCTTCACGACATCCGCGACGGCGCGGGCGTAGTTGGGGCGCAAAAAGCTCAGGTTGCCCAGCTCGCCAAAGTGAATCTTGATGGCGACGAACTTGTTCTCGAAGTCGATCTGCTCGATACCGGCGTGACGGATGAGGCGCTTGAGCTTGTCGAGCTGGCTCTCGCGAGCATGCGTGCGCAGGTTGGTGAAGTACACCTTAGCGGGTGCAGTTGCGGTCATAGATCTATCCCCTCGGTCTATATGGCGTTACAGACATAGAGGATGGTACCAGTTAAAGCAGAGTTAAAGTCAAGTACGGCACCTAGTCATTGGGGACGTTCTTAAATGACTACTCTTGGACTTTGAGGGCTTCGGCCAGACTGACGCGCTTGATGGAGCGCGTGTGCAGCAGCGCCACGACCAGGTAGGTCGCAAAGCCGATTCCTGCGCACGCCGCCATGGACCAAGCGGGCACGTAGATCTCGATATTGCCGTTATAGGCGAGCAGCATCGAGCGGAAGATGGCCGTTAGCGAGCCAATAATGACCGGCAGGCTCAGCACGAGTGACGCTGCCACGCACAACGTGATCGAGCGGATGTACAGATGCGAAATCTCGCTATCGCGATAGCCAAAGACTTTCATGTAGCTGATCGAACGGGCGCTGTGGTCGATCACAGCCTTGGTCAGCAGGTACATAAACAGCAAGAAGATGAACACCGCAAGCCCAACCATCATGCCGATCATTTTGCTCATCATGCCGATGAACTGGTCGCCCACGGCGCGCATGTCGTCGGGCGTGGTATCGCCGGCAAAGTAGCGCGCGTCGAGGTCGAGCTTCTCATCGCTCACATAGCCGTTAAAGTAGGCCGCATCGTTGTCAAACAGCTCGTTAAAGTCTTCGATACTCATATAGACATTCATATCCGACTTAGAGCCCCAAACGCAGTCCTTGCCCACGTACTCAAAGGAATAATTCTCGCCCTCGTACTTGTCGCGAAGCTTAACCTTCTGGCCCTCGCTCCAGCCAAACTTGTCGAGTAAGCCACCGCCAAAGACGACGCGTCCGTCGCCGACGTCCAGCCCTTTCCAGTAGCGCGAATCGGGCGAGATGCCGTAGACAGAAATCGTCTCCTCGCCATTACCATCGCCGCGGTCGTATTGCAGCTGGTAAACGGCATATTTCTCGGCCTGCGCGATTGCGCCCGCGCCGTTGTCAATCGTGTTGACCGGGTGAATGTCGTCGTTGTCGGTGTCGATCTTAGAGGCCTTGTCAATCAGGTCGATAGCCTCGTCGCGGTTGCAGCCGAGGATATCGGCAAGGTCATCGAGGCGCGCATAAAGCGCATCCTTCTTGTCCTGAACCTTGGCGAGCGCGTCCTGCGCCGCGGCCAAGCTCTCGGCAGACGGAGCGCTGGTCGCGGCATCGGCTGCCGCCTGCGCCGCATCGGCCGCGTCGTCAAGCTCGTCATCGGCATCCTGAGCGGCGGAAAGCAGCGCGCCGTCAACCGACTGCAAGCGC
Protein-coding regions in this window:
- a CDS encoding DUF362 domain-containing protein; this translates as MTATAPAKVYFTNLRTHARESQLDKLKRLIRHAGIEQIDFENKFVAIKIHFGELGNLSFLRPNYARAVADVVKELGGKPFLTDCNTLYVGSRKNALEHIDTAYQNGFTPYATGCQIIIADGLKGTDEALVPVEGGEYVHEAKIGQALMDADIVISLTHFKGHEQAGFGGAMKNLGMGGGSRAGKMEQHAAGKPNVSTEHCVGCRACEKICAHDAVSFNDTRERELANGNTRTVHVATIDHDRCVGCGRCIAACNQDCIKPGYDAAADVLNCKIAEYTKAVVDGRPSFHISLAMDISPNCDCHPENDTPIVNDIGMFASFDPVAIDQACADAVMASEPLPNTELTDSAAKMEHNHEHLEGEQAKDPFCITHPDTDWRVCIAHAEKIGLGTSKYELIEVK
- a CDS encoding alpha/beta hydrolase, translating into MAQNARSHRKLKIAGIVALVVVVALLGFAGNFLFDFALNPRAPYTMKMMQDSKNDKEGEQPDAEDTEARAWFKENRESSSLTADDGTELAAWYFAASESAHDYAVCLHGYTNEPIGMARYVKRFHDRGMNVLAPAARAHERSGGDYIGMGWPERLDIVAWIERIVQADPKARILVFGESMGAATAMNVAGESLPANVKCIIEDCGYTSVWDEFSLQLKDVFGLPSFPLLDVANLVCNVRAGYDFHKASSVEQLKRATVPMLFIHGDQDTFVPYSMLDQNYDACASKVKQKLTVHGATHAKSAQVDPELYWNTVDDFLDEYF
- a CDS encoding PRC-barrel domain containing protein, which codes for MRAGDFVGAKIYRKPTEDKRTKKDGTPRSPKKLGKIHFPVFTPGGTRVVGFMVRQSDIAGMIERPDRFVALDAIGVYEGAIAVDDVKDTYDAAAAKRLDINLDDCIIWVGMDVRTESGDVVGYCSDVEFKPRSGIVQAFYVTAGAASSVLVGDTQVPPTMLRGYENGAMVVSDEVKSLGYSGGAAAKAAEASVVVGDKVKKGAKVLDDKGSVAVDKGSRALGKQLGKTRGMFKAFKDEYQKASGGSSKATK
- a CDS encoding hemolysin family protein, with the translated sequence MDITISLITTLVLTLINGYFSMSEMALTTAKRAVLEHEAEEGDKRAERAIKLAADSDQLLATIQVAITLVGFASSAVASTSLSDPLATWLMSFGIAPLSAIARGLAPVIITVAVAFVSIVIGELVPKRIGLANAEGVSKQVVGPLSFFQKIARPLVWLTGACSDGLARILRIKSADDRQNVSEEEIKYMVSEQDDLLDEEKRMIHEIFDLGDTVAREVMVPRVDTTMCEDDETVADVLSTMRQTGFSRIPVYHEDPDNVAGIAHIKDLIQPALDGKGDQPIAGFLRDATFVPDTKDILPLLSEMQTSHDQIVVVVDEYGGTAGIITIEDIVEEIVGEIEDEFDPDNKYLTRLSRREWLVDGRFSCDDAIELGWPLEESDDYETIAGWILELCDSVPDIGEVFEVAGYKFKVQSMRGQRISLIRVIAPAETDKKDSESSVDEPTTSGAGSANPHDGDE
- a CDS encoding YtxH domain-containing protein, whose amino-acid sequence is MGKTFSFVSGALFGAAAGAIIGVALAPRSGAETRAMAADIANDAWDNMRDTYEHGAEEARAAVNDFGPMVDAKTDDLRAKVDLARERMDQLREQLNDAISGGNVTPAADVVVENAVEADTEAAEPSTEA
- a CDS encoding polysaccharide deacetylase family protein; the protein is MRQNGSNLNGRSGARPTARRDLGQLPSGQRKRHRKPGAMYLNHSRGFSDRSARIGNSRTPRRSSRLPYALIAVGCALVLFIAAVVGYVNRSVDVELNGQKTAVRVGSTLQNLIDEQDLTDTYDAGDLLAVDDSVLKRHGGEKLSVKVDGKRVKQGKWDSRELEGGEKVTVKDGRNTYEKHEVQATVIEPKLKVEGTGAIEYVQTWGVQGRSEVWVGEQSGKTQDRGEVVPATDCVVACASVAPKGNKKYVALTFDEGPSGATKQILQVLKEKGVTATFFLSGDAVEASPATAKAIVDAGCEIGSNSYSDDSLKGQDREAVREQITKGTDAIKSATGVKTMLLRAPYAAFDEQNWIDAMDLVSAVVSWNIDSGDWLLNGADEQVSTVLDSVTPGNIVLLTDRDECAEQTLEALPQIIDGLIADGYKIVTLSDLVKTDTSLSKKLTSLTKATMPKDAVLPQLAEDNDTTE
- a CDS encoding hemolysin III family protein, with translation MSDSSDSSKPRPKTAVVPHYTVGEEIMNSVTHGVGCLLGIAGLVLLIVFAALRGGGPAHMAAAIVYGVSIILEYLASTLYHAIQPARAKRVFRIIDHSCIYLLIAGSYTPFCLITLANDGGAVLFFAVWAIAIIGIALECFLRERQPHWVSGLVYLLMGWLVVFKLPELVALLNPVALALLAVGGVCYTAGVPFYIAKNVRYLHSVFHLWVLAGSIFQFMAVILFVI